From the Eleutherodactylus coqui strain aEleCoq1 chromosome 7, aEleCoq1.hap1, whole genome shotgun sequence genome, one window contains:
- the EXOC1L gene encoding exocyst complex component 1-like: MSSLLKEDMEKKLFKPKGQTLYEFIETKSKSKERFYLCASVAKGQEVLISLVKHYRACLDERYEVVEMWFLKELKFIDGKEPDTDNPHFDMMFEEVCNVEAYSCASKYAFARSLIKLNTLHTKRDIKVLNFDSSYIEDGVIWSSNNGDCLVLMRICFYASNLLCLSLCPIP, encoded by the exons ATGTCATCACTCTTAAAGGAAGACATggagaaaaaactttttaaacctaAAGGACAGACATTGTATGAGTTCATCGAGACAAAGTCCAAAAGCAAGGAGAGGTTTTATCTATGTGCTTCAG TGGCTAAGGGACAGGAAGTTCTTATATCCTTGGTGAAACATTACAGAGCCTGTTTGGATGAAAGATATGAAGTGGTAGAGATGTGGTTTCTAAAAGAGCTCAAGTTCATTGATGGGAAGGAACCAGACACT GACAACCCACATTTTGACATGATGTTTGAAGAAGTCTGTAATGTGGAAGCTTACAGTTGTGCCTCCAAGTACGCCTTTGCTCGATCTTTAATTAAACTTAACACCCTCCACACAAAGAGGGATATCAAGGTGTTAAATTTCGATTCCTCCTACATAGAAGATGGTGTCATCTGGTCTTCAAACAATGGGGACTGCTTGGTACTTATGAGAATATGTTTTTATGCATCTAATCTTCTGTGCTTATCTTTATGTCCTATTCCATAG